The sequence below is a genomic window from Posidoniimonas polymericola.
GACCGCCCAGCCGGTCCGCTACTACGACAAGCTCCCGCCGGGCAAGCCGGTTGACACCGCGCTGGTGCTCGACCCGATGCTCGCGACCGGCGGCTCGGCCGTGGCCGCGCTGCAGACGCTTTACGAGTGGGGCGTCGGCCGGGCGAAGGTGCTGTCGCTGATCGCCTCGCAGGAGGGCGTCGACACCGTGGCCGCGGCCTTCCCGCAGGCGCAGGTGTACGTCTGCAAGGTCGACCCGGAGCTCAACGACCAGAAGTTCATTGTGCCGGGGCTTGGCGACGCCGGCGACCGCTCGTTCAACACGATCATCCACTAACCACGGGGGCGGAATGGAGCGGTACGTAAGCCTGCTGGGCCTGCTGGTGATGATCCTGCTGGCCTGGCTGATGAGTGCCCACAAGTCACGCGTGAATTGGCGCGTGGTCGTGATGGGACTCGCCCTGCAGTTTGCCTTCGCTTTGTTGATCCTCAAGGCCCCGGGCGGTCAGTACGTCTTCCAGCAGCTGGGCGAGTTCTTCAACCGCTTGCTGTCGTTTGTCGACGAGGGGTCGATGCTGATGTTTGGGGTCAACCCGAGCGAGGCCGACGAGGGGATGCCGCCCCGG
It includes:
- the upp gene encoding uracil phosphoribosyltransferase; translation: MPGVHEVVHPLIGRHLTVLRNETTRPAEFRGSVRRLATLLAYEATKDLGSLPTKVKTPVAMAEGCELTDRIGLVPILRAGLGMVDPVLDLIPSAEVWHLGLYRDEETAQPVRYYDKLPPGKPVDTALVLDPMLATGGSAVAALQTLYEWGVGRAKVLSLIASQEGVDTVAAAFPQAQVYVCKVDPELNDQKFIVPGLGDAGDRSFNTIIH